The following DNA comes from Hyphomicrobiales bacterium.
AACACGCGGTCCTGCTTGCCCCACTGGATCATTTCCATCGCATTGCCAATGCAGTGGGCCGAGGTCGAGCAAGCCGATGAGATGGAGTAGTTGACGCCCTTGATTTTGAAGAAAGTCGCAAGTGTTGCCGAGGCGGTGGAGGACATCGCTTTGGGCACGGCGAACGGGCCGACGCGTTTAGGCCCTTTTTCGCGGGTGATATCAGCCGATTCCACGATCACTTTGGTCGAAGGCCCGCCGGAACCCATGATGATGCCGGTGCGCGGGTTGGAGACCTCTTCAGGCGCAAGACCAGCATCGGCAATCGCCTGATCCATAGCTATGTGGTTCCAGGCTGTGCCGCCGCCATGGAAGCGCATGTTGCGGCGATCCACCAAGCTTTCGACATCGACCGTCGGCATGCCGTGCACCTGGCAGCGGAAGCCAAGATCGACATAGTCCTGGGCGGTATCGATGCCCGATTTGGCTGTGCGCAGGCTTTCGAGCACCTCATCGGTGGTGTTGCCAATGGAGGACACAATGCCCATCCCGGTGACGACGACACGCCGCATGGCGATCTCCTCAAATCTTGAACGCGGATACCCGCTTGGTCAGGCAGCTAGGGTTAGCTGGCCTCATCTTCAAAAAGACCCACGCGCATACCCTGCACAGTGAAGATGGTCTCTCCGTCAGCTTTCACCCAGCCATCGGCAATGGCAAGCTTTAGCCGTGAGCGCATCACCCGCTTCATGTCGACGCCATACTCAACCGTTTTGACGCTGGGTTGAACCTGGCCGGTGAACTTTACCTCGCCCACGCCTAAAGCACGACCGCGGCCCTTTTCGCCAAGCCAACCCAGGTAAAAGCCAGTCAGTTGCCACAGCGCATCCAGGCCCAGACAACCCGGCATCACCGGATC
Coding sequences within:
- the fabA gene encoding bifunctional 3-hydroxydecanoyl-ACP dehydratase/trans-2-decenoyl-ACP isomerase, with protein sequence MSDRPSSLTYDQLIECAEGKMFGPGNAQLPAPPMLMFDRITSISEEGGANDKGHVLAELDVNPDLWFFKCHFIGDPVMPGCLGLDALWQLTGFYLGWLGEKGRGRALGVGEVKFTGQVQPSVKTVEYGVDMKRVMRSRLKLAIADGWVKADGETIFTVQGMRVGLFEDEAS